aaaaactatccaatttCCTTTCCCATTCatttaatcggttcagcggtttacgtgaagaggtaacaaacaaatagacttacaaactttcgcatttatataacactagcttttgcccgcggcttcgcccccgttgattttttctatattttcttccataaaaaccttctcctgacattaacaaacacaacaaaaaaagaattagcgaaatcggtccagccgttcccaagttttgcgcttagcaacacattttacgattcatttttattcataTAGAAGATTATAATATTTGTGAGATATTTATTCTTTTATGAAGTTAATATGCAAGAGGCAAGAGCGCAGATATATGTTTGTATTGAACAATACACGATAAGATAAAAGTGAAGCGATGTGATAATGGAACATCTTTTGAACTACTTTTTATAAAGATGATGTGAGCACAACATTATTGCGTAATCTGTTACCGAGTGTTGGTGATCTGATCGCACTGATCACCAAAAATGAACACCAGCTTAAAATATTGACttaaataatacggtatttgacaactcccgAATTTGCcattatcttaatattattatgaaatatagatatacagacagtgtttagcgaagagagaacttaaatcggttgaaaattggatttttagtgattttttgaaaaatctatatacctgtccctttctcaaacgcttttctctatgcagcaagtatggcggtactggcgtgtgacgtcacatgccagtatgtctttctctgtctaatcttgaatttcaaacctttataactttgttatttgtaaaggtagcttaaaaattgtttttctattcgataacaggcattgtgtagttttaatttacaaaacatacaaaatagtcaaataccgtattattttaaaaataatgaatgacCAAATTTTAGCATGATGTAGTTAGGTGATATTGATTCTTAACCGTCgaaatgttataattttaacaaaatgaaTAAAACTTATGACAACGAGTTGATGTCTATAGTTCTACGGTGCTAAGGTGGTTCGCACCTTGATGGGACTCTAGCCTAACTTAACCCATCCAAATGGAATCCCAAAGCCGCGATCGAGTCAGCCTCGGGTCGAGCAACTGGCTCTACCTGAGGCAGTGCAAGTGTAGACGCTGCCTCAACCCGAGGCACGCCACGGGATGAATTGGTCGCCGCGGGCAACAGACATAATATGGCCACAGTATAActaacaagtttccctacagtaatccgacggagacgtctagacagagcaatcgtgctgggcgtgaggggtgagacgcgggtgggaggagccccagctgcatacttcgccgttctttcttagtagcttgggacagTCTTCTAGCGCTGTcgcgtttttttaacatttcaatttataataatactagctattgtacgcggcttcgcccgcatggaattcggttatcgcgcgctgctccctcgggtactgtgcatttttccgggataaaaagtagcctatgtcaggcccataaactatctctatgctaaaaatcacgtcgatccgtcgctccgtttcgacgtgaaagacggacaaacatacatacaaacacacacactttcacatttataatattagtaagcaagtaagtatggattagtatggatttattgtGGTGCATAAGACGtgtactgtgagtgcgtgcaaatcttcCACTCGCATTAATAAGCAACTAGTTAAGATTTCatcaatttatataattatatatatttattttttatttaattaaattcaataacaggaactttaagTCCGTCAAGTCTAGAAACCAaaagtatttgtcggttactacaatctatgaaagtattattttgtagaaaaaaaaggttttttatttcaaaaattgcataattttgatacttcttaccCCTAGAAAGTATACCACCcaataattcattttgttttatataatttcaattttttttcaaattttaaatttgtgacaacccttccttacttgcgtaaataGCTATACAGCctgcggtatcgctcaacttTAAAGGCGTCGGCCTTctgtagggaaaacttgttatactgtgataTGGCTATCAGTGGCGTGCGTGGCGTGGGTATCAGCCGGTAGGGgcggaaaaaaaaattgccgccCCCTTGTTTAGGTATTCCAATATCTTTATAGAAAAGGGATTCCTCGATTTCGTCACAGTATAAGTAATGGAAAAtctccgaatcgtaggtgcagcaaaaatgtgaaatatattattatcaatatatTACTCAGTATTATTTATATGGAATTTTGCCATCCCCTAAAAGTGCCGCCCGGGGCGGGCCGCCCCCCTCGCCCTCCTTACGCTACGCCACTAATGGCTATTGcctatttcataaaatttgtgATTAATTTGACAATCATTTAGAACATTTAGAAATCATTGAATAAGTTTTGTAATACTTTTAATTAACTTTGCCTTTGAATACTAATTAAGCTGGAATTTTTGCAATTCCTCTGCCTAGTATAATTTGCGTGgtgtactaaaatatttttcggtGGTCATTACATTTTGTTCCCTTGATCACTTGCTTACCTGTGATAGATGGCGATGCCGTGTACTGCGGGCCACTTGTCCCTGATCTCTGTGCATATGGCCTTCATGGCTTTCAGTGCCATCGGCTCGTACGCCTCATACTCTAGCCTGAGGACCTGCGACAGTACATTATATTGTTACAAGAAGTGAATGATTCAGGAGCTAACATTGGTCGAGCGAGGATATCTTTTGACCCATAAAAAAAAGGGTAGGCTTGGTAAAAGTCTCACTATGTTATATATAGATACACATATATAAATTAGTTTGAGACATTGATAAGTGGGGCACTTGCATGTTAAAAGTCGAGTATGCCTGATGTTTCGAACCAATTCATGATCATAGGggtatatagagggggggctgggtgggccgtgcccaccccagtatggtctagtgcccactccaggatgttgggctaccgattcaaaattctttAATACTGATagcttcacacaaaaatccaggccaggccccccTGAACAATAACCCTAGATATGTTCATGATTCTTTGTCAAGGCGTGCAAGCTCGTTTAAATTGGTATGAAACACTGATGATATTGAATTCCTGGTGTAGGCATCATTTGCATTACAATCATTCGCATTAGAACTAAATATATGCCATACTTACTACTATTACTGTTGAATAATTAAAAGTTTGTTTGACCTGAATAATCTACAGAATGTTACACCAACTCATTTACAAAAATTCTAAAGCAAACAAGTTTTAAAGATATGTACTAGAATCAAcctcaaattaaatttaaagtttgGTGTCAGCCAAAAATGAAACAGTAATCGAAATTCGGTTTTAGTTTTGGCTGTCATGGTCATGGGCCATTAGCACCAGGGTTGTTCAggtacaaataaatatcattatcattaattcttattattgaataatttaaacatattcCATTGGctacaaaaaatatgttatgaAAGACAAAGTAATTTTGTTATGACTTGATGtgaagtatttatttgtaatattttagtgAGACAAGAAGCAGTTGAAAATTTTGATTAAAGctacttaaattattaaatagtacaaaacAGAGAAAAGCTGTTGTAACAGTGATAAGAAAATATATTGTATAAATATACTTTAGCATCTGAGTCAACAAGACAAAAACTACTCAAGGTCACCAACTTGTTTTTGTGACTGTTAGCTAGCTCTGCGTTGTTATTTAACATGTCTTGTTgttgtgaaataaatattatatgatTACCTTTGCTATTATGAGAGGAAAACATTAAGGcagaattactttttttatttattttacaggtTTGTCGGCTTATTAGTTAACAACAAATTATATGGAATTTTATGCAAATTTAGAGTAGATAAATATCCAACAATACTTTAGATTTATaaggatatttttaactttaattgaGTATGTTATTGtatgttgtttttaatttattttagagcATGTTTGTCGAGGCCACACAATAGAGcttgcttactatttctggtgtacaataaagagtcattgtaattgtattgttattgAGAACCAGGAAAACAaatagcaaatttttttttgcattataaTATCTCGGAAAATATTGTTACTCTTATGGAACAAGGTTAgttcaaaatatgtataaacaaTTTACCTTTTTACCATCAAAATTATCTCTGGTTGTGCCAACGAAGATGGACACAGCACCGCAGCTGTCGTCCACAACCAGCTCACTTATCGCATCCACCGACAACTTGTCGGCTGTAAGTTGCAAATGATCCATATCCACTAATAAcctttacgtaaaaaaaaattatccacCACTTAGAGGCGGTATCACAGCAATATGATCACACTCATTTATCTCTATATCAATTGCCTCATCACAGACCTCCTCGTTTTTTGCTAACAATATATTATTCTTTATAGCTTGTAAATTGTAGCTTTCAGTAATTATGTTCAGGAGCTGATTGTAGCTGAGCTTCTTAGGCAGTAGGATGGAGGATTCTTTAGTGCCAGCCAGCTCCTTGGATtgagcaaaaaataataacttcacATTCACCACATTCTCAATTTCCATAGTCATCGCATCCtgtaaaaaaagtgtcattagttcacaattaggtactttactaTTGAAGAATATTTGAAATAAGAATTTGAAGGATGCATCAGTAAAAGTATTGACACAACAATgtagataattaaattaaatgcaataTGGCAATAACATTGGCAAAACTTCAATTTACATTTTGGCACAACTCAATAGATTATTTTcagtgttaataaaaataaattgacgcTACCTCGCAAACTAAATAGTGCAAATGATccgtatattttgtaaataattaggACCCACAGTAGTCACGAGACGCAAGCGGCCGCAAAGACATCCGCTAACGAACGAACTAACTGCGGCTTGCTGGCATTCGGCAATCTAGAAGCCGGTTTTGTAATAAAGAAATCAACCAGCCGTGAAAAAAATGAACGACAAGTAGTAGTTTatgataggataggataggttTATTCGTACGTTAAAGTTACTTGACCTTATTGAGTGGTGATGCTCGAAAGTATTTGCCAAGAATaaccagcaaaaaaaaacaaaaatattcttttaatttatttcagagcGTTAATATTCTTCACAAAATAATTATCGCCATGCCGCAGCCGCACGCACGCAATCGCCAAATTCACCAAAATAAATTACATCATATATCgtgacagtgacagttgacAGTTGAGTAGAGAGATACCTAAGTGTTCAAAGTTTGTTTGCcatttctacattttttttcctacattttataagaaaaatatgtttaatattaCTGTCCTAAATAAGATTCCAACGTTATGCTTTAATTTTTACAAAAGTACCGCTTAAGTACTGTGATTGTAATTTCATAGTTTTGAAGTTACaagcaatataaaaataataagcagCAGTTTTATTTTACTGCCTTGCTCTgcattattcaaacaaatatattttttaatgttacctTTTTTTCacaacataaataattatttagacaaaaaaaaaaactatgtacaGAAACAAACACTAGCTTTGTAAACGCACTTTATTGAAAGAGCTCCATGAATGTGCAAACTGATAGTATTTTTCACAAAAAGGAACCAAACATTACTCTTTGAAATAAATAGACTTTGTTTGACTTAAGGCAACATTATTTTTGAttagttaaaatgttttaattataattttgaacaGTGCTACTAGCTACCTAAAACCTCAGCAGTAGCCAAACAAGAGCGACAGACAATGCATGGTAGCTTTAATGTGATCTTGAATGAAGTTGAATGAAATGACACTGACGTTACTGtcagttgaaatataaaaaagttactGGATTTCAAACGGTCTTCGTTCGTTGTGAATTTACGCTCGAGCTCAACCGCTTTTTGGCAAGTTTCCCTCGGGCGCGCGCGTTACATAAAATGAACGTCGCAGTGCGCGCACCacaaaaaggttaaaaatagACTTTCAGTGTGAGTTGCGTGTATTCCCCGCagacatttttgttttcaaatgaC
This region of Choristoneura fumiferana chromosome 11, NRCan_CFum_1, whole genome shotgun sequence genomic DNA includes:
- the Mocs2A gene encoding molybdenum cofactor synthesis 2A; amino-acid sequence: MTMEIENVVNVKLLFFAQSKELAGTKESSILLPKKLSYNQLLNIITESYNLQAIKNNILLAKNEEVCDEAIDIEINECDHIAVIPPLSGG